CAGCCAGAGCCTGGCAATCTGGATTCCGGCGGGCCGGTTTTCAGTTTATCCGCAACTGCGTCACGGGCATTGTTGATCAGATTCAGGACGACTTCTTCCAGTGAAAAGGGGTTGGCCAATACGGGAGGAAGGTCTTCAGCCAGCTCACAATCGAGAATGAATCCCCGAAAACGCAGTTGTGCTCCAATAAGCTCCATGCATGATTTGATGGCCTCATTGACCTGCACTGGAAGGAGCTCGGTATGCTCGGATCCCCTGGCAAACAGGCGTGCATGCTCGATCACGTGGGTCATCCGGTCGGTTTGATCGACAATGAGCTGGATCTTTTCTTTTATCATTGCCTCCGGTATATTCCAGCCTCTTTTGAAGCCGATGAGGATGTGCTCGGCCAGCCCGCGAATGCCCAGCAGAGGCTGGTTCAACTCATGGGCCATGCCGGTGGCCATTTCACCGAGGGACCGCAGGCGATCGGAGACGATCGCCCTGGCCCGCTGCTCCTCCAACTGGCGTTCGGCTTCCTTCCTGGCTTTTTCCATCTGGATACGGTCAGTGATATCGATACCCAGCTCGAGAATCATCCGGGAATTGTCTATGTCGGTAAACAGGGTATCGTACATCTCGTAGATCCGGCCATCGGGGGCAGTGAGCCTGCGATTCAGAATCTCCTGTTCGTGCAGCAGGACAGCAGCGATCCGGCAATCCGCACAGGGCTCCTGCAATCCATGCAGTATCTCGAAGCAGCGCTTTCCCTTCGGATCATCGAAGATTTCCCGGAACGCGCGGTTGGCAAAGGGTATGGAATAGTCAGGAGACTGAAGATAGACAATGGCCGGAAGCACATCCAGCACGGCAAAGAGCCGCTGCCGCTCCTCCCTGGCCACTTTCCCCTGGCGCAGCAGTTCTTCCGTCCGCTTGCGTTCGGTAATGTCTTTGAAATCCTCCACAATGCCGATCAATTCACCTTCAGGGCTGCGAAAGGGAGTGGCGGTCATGATGCAGGTTATCTTATCGCCGTTTATACGCCACTTTTCCACATCGTACTCGACGTGCTCTTCACCGCCCATGATCCTGGTCAGCGGACAGTCCGGAGTATGACAGGTAGTGCCGGGAAACACCTCGAAACATTTTTTCCCGGCCATTTCAACCTTGCGCTGGCCAGCCAGAAGAGTGAAAGTATCATTGATCCTCAGCATGTTGAAATCCCGGTCGATTACCCGCATGCCGTCAGCCGCGGCATTGAAGATCTGATCAAGCTGCCGGTGAGCCACCTTGATCGCATCCTCGGCGCGCTTGCGGTCGGTAACATCCCGGAAAACAAGAACGACTCCGATAATATTTCCTTTCTCATCCTTAATCGGTGCGGCACTGTCGTCGATGATCAGTCTCACGCCGTTTCTCGCCTCCAGAATCGTGTTATTGTCCAGGCTGACCACATCGCCTGCCCGGATCACTCTGGATACGGGCTCTTCTTTTGGTTCACCGGTCCTGCCGTCAAGAATGATAAATATTTCCGAAAGAGGTCTCCCTACCGCCTCTTCCTCCTTATGACCGGTGAGAACCTGAGCAGTAGGGTTCATAAAGGTGATATAGCCATTGATGTTGGTGGCGATCACCGCATCTCCAATGCTTTTCAAGGTGGTAAAGAGCCATTCTCTGCTTTCTCTGGCTGCTTCTTCCGAGTGCTTGATGGAGACGAAAAGAGGGGCAATCCAGGCTGCTCCGGTTACCATAAATGTTGACAGCACCAGCCCGACCAGTTCATTGGTCAAGTCGGGCAAATAGGACGTATCCCCTGAAATTACCCGGAATAAGGGGATGGAACGCCGCACAGCCATGAGCAGGATTGCTGTCGAGATGAGTATCCAGGCCTTGCGCTTTCCCGTGATCCGAATCAGCCTGAAGGCCAAAAAGGCGGCTATCGTCTGAAGCAGTAAAGAAACGCTCAGAATTACAATCCCCAGAGCAACCATGCCGGCTTTTTCCTTTCAACAGCGGCAGCAGCAGCAGATCAGCCAGATACTTTGCTGTCCTGCACCCCCTGCAGGAGGGCTGGAGTATATTTCACCATATTGCCGGGGATCATAATATGGATGTGGAACCTGTGATCAGGAAGTATTTATCTAAGATTATAGCATAGTCAAAAAGAAGAGATCAAAAGTAAAAAAGGGAAGTTAAGGTGGTGCCGGAGAAGATTGCCAACATTTGCCTCTGACAAAAATTGTCCATATGACCAAAAATAAGCAGTCGGTGATAAATTCAAATATTATTGGCATAACCCTGCACTGGTAAACGAAGAATGACCCTGCAAAGGTGCCAGGGTTTAATCGCTTCTCTGATACCGGAGAAGCGATTTCACGACCCTTCTCACTCTGATCAACCATCTGATAAACCAAGCTTTTTTGATTATGAACCACTCCCCTGCACCAAATGGCATCTCTTATGCGTTCGGCCTTCGATAGGATTGACAATTCAGTTTGACAATAGTGAACCTTTTGGCTTTTTTGTAACTACTCAGGTAAATAGGCTGTAGGCATTGAGACTGGAGGAGAAGACAATGTGTCCCGACCACAAGGAAAAGCCTTTAGACTAACAGCCTTCAGCCTGCAGTCTGCAGCCTCTTGCAGCCTTACCAACCTGAGTAGTTACTGTTTCCCTTGATAACACCCTGGGGGAATACCTTGGAAAGGAGAGAGTGACAGCAGCAAAGATACAAGTATTGGGAATAACGGGAAACCTTTTATTAAGCACGGCAGTCCTTCAGACTGCTGAAAAACGAAAGGAAAAAAGGAAAAATGAAAAAAGCTGGTTTGTATTACCTGATTACCCTGACCGCGATAGCGACAGGTATCTTTTTATATTCTCCTGTCCATGCCCAGGATTCTCCCCTGCTTAAAGATTTTACCTTCAGTGCTGATTATGCTTATTACACTAAATACGTGAGCAAGGGTTTCACCTGGGATAATGATCCGGCCCTGCAGGCAGGATTCTATATGGGTTTTCATGGGCTGACCCTGACTGTCTGGGACAGTATGGATATCAGAAACCAGGAAGGGGTTGTTTCTGATGAAGTCGATTATGTGGCTGAATATGCCTACAGCATCAAGAGACTGAAACTCAGCATCGGCCATGCCTACTTCGATTATCCAGGCACTAATCTGTTCTCCAGAGAGATATCAGCGGGTGTTGCCTATGATATCCTTCTTTCCCCCTCGCTGTCCTGGAAGATCGATTACTCGGATGAAAAACGGGGTGGAGCGGATGGAAACTACGTAGCTGTTGCCATTGCCCATAGTTTCCCGGCGGGCAAGCTGATGAGTGTGGACCTGTCCGGGCATGTCGGATACAATGATGGTTATTTTATTCGGGGCAAAGGCGGTGATGTAGCCCTGACCGCAGGCTTGAGCATTCCCTTGACCGACAAACTGACCTTTAAGCCGAACATCAACTATGCCCTTCCCTATGCTGATCAGGCCGATGAACAGGACGGCAACCAGGACAGCAGGGTATTCGCCGGTGTAGTCATGGGGTACAGCCTGTAACGTGACAATGGTGAATGAGGCAGATTGCCTCGATCATACTGGAATGACCGTGATACCGTACGGTGTACTAACAAAGAAACAAGGGCAGAAGCGGCATCTGCCCTTGTTTCTTTGCGGAGTTGAGGAGAACTGCCTGGTAATTCTCGATGGCAGCACTACCCGATAATTGAGATAATCGCACTTTTAAATAATCGCACTAGATAATCGCACTTGGCGTCAGGAATACCGGCACAGGCGGCGGACCGGGCACAGCAGGTGGCCCTGCAGGAGCAATAGTCTTGAGGTAGGCTATCAGGGCTGAATTGCCCAGTGGTATATTCGTCGTGAGCCAGGTGGAGCTTGTTATCGGCAGTGTGGCATAGTTGGCCGGCAGAGTCAATGGCTTGGGCAGGCCTGCGCCGGTCAGAAGTCCGGTTGCTGGCCAGAGGTTAACCCCAAGGAGGGGATCATAGTAGGCCAGGCCAAGCGGAGTATTATACAGCAACCAGGGATTTTTCAGAGCCGGGTTCCAGGTTAATCCGGGTTGCACGGGTAAAACGGTAGTCGGGGTCAGACTGGTTACGATCGGGGTCGGCAGCCCGGAAACAGGATCAACAGGGGACAGGGCAGGGGACCAGAGCGGCCACAGCGTATTATAGGGCGGCATGGCCATCCAGTTCTGGGCCTGAGCAATTGGGGAACAGACGAAAAATACAGCTATAATACCGATCAATGCCAAAAAGATATAACTGGGGATTCTCTTAACAACCATTTTCAACGCTTCCTCCATCACTTTACGAGTCGAAGATTAAAGTGATCTCAAAAATGGCTAACGAAATTAATTCCTTCCGTATTCCAAACACCCACTTCCAAACTTCTTGCCTAACTTCCTTTGAAACTTCTTATTGCACTTACTGCTTTCAAAACTACCCATACGACAGAAAACCTCATCCCTTCAAAAACTTATTCCCTTCACCTCCTTTTTTGTCAGGATCCCCGCCGCTTTCTTAAAGCCCATCAGAATATTCCCTCAATCCTCTCTCATCATGAAACTCTCAGGATTTTGGTATGCTTGCGGCGGACCGAATAAAAGCACGACAACCCGACACCTTCGGATTCTCCTGCTTGTTGTTTTTAGGGAAATCAGCAAATTTCACCCAGGGTAAATCCTGAATCCTGGCCGAGGGCCATTGAATATAGGAAAAAATACGAGCTGTTTGATAAGGAAAAATAACAACCGCGTGATGAGGAAATCCTACAGGACAGGGAACTGAATTCGAGCATGAAGAATTGAGTTATGGATCAAGCTCAAAGAGTATAGGGTGAAATAGCAGCCTCCTCCTGATTTTCAAATCATTCTCATGGAATAAATACAAATTGAACGGTCACGAGTGTAAAATGAATAGCTATCCTTATATACACTCCTGACTTACGACAATATATTTTTGCTTCCTCAACTTCTTGTTATGAGCATATTTGATGCCATACTGCTAACTGATTGTCTTATAAAGATAAACATGAGGACATTTTGAAAGGCTGGGAGACCCGTTCAGACCAGGAAAAGAATTCTCCATATTTTTTCAGAAGAGGGTAAGCAAAATTGGGTGGCGGGAGGAATGACTAGAATCCATTTGCTCTTATATATCCGAGAGCTATGGAGGACACATAAAATTTATGGTATTTTTACCAAGTTTTCAGATAAAGGATAAGCCCTGATAAAGTGAGCCCCTGAAAAAATTCCAGGGGTTACGCCTGGCCAGATTTTGTATCAGCACCGGCATCGAGTTTTTGGATATGGCGATACTCGTTGAGAATGGTTTCATAGATAAGCTTGTTGGGAATGTATGGCGGCTTAAGGAATATCCCCTCACCGCCGCGGAATATCTTCGATAAGGCGGCAGCCGTACCCGCGGACCTGCTCATACCGGCATCGCACTGGCAGATGATCATCTCGACTTCATGGAGATGGCTGTGAACAAATTCCAATATTCTCCTGGCATGAAGCTCATGAAAAATCTTGTCCTTTGGTATGCGGGGAGCGCCAAAATTGTACAGGCTCCGAAAATATACGCCATCTTCCGTATCCCAAACTGCGATCCTCAATACTCCCTTGCAGTTTTTTTCCGGAATATCAGGGAAGAATTGATCATCATCGGTCATTGATATGACTATGTGCGGAAAGTCAATGTATGCCTTTTGGATATCATACCTGTTCATGGTCAATATGTTCATTGTCCCGTCCCAATAATGGTTATCGGATATTTGCCTGCCAGTATCTGAAATTAGCTTGGAAGTTCAA
The bacterium genome window above contains:
- a CDS encoding PAS domain S-box protein codes for the protein MVALGIVILSVSLLLQTIAAFLAFRLIRITGKRKAWILISTAILLMAVRRSIPLFRVISGDTSYLPDLTNELVGLVLSTFMVTGAAWIAPLFVSIKHSEEAARESREWLFTTLKSIGDAVIATNINGYITFMNPTAQVLTGHKEEEAVGRPLSEIFIILDGRTGEPKEEPVSRVIRAGDVVSLDNNTILEARNGVRLIIDDSAAPIKDEKGNIIGVVLVFRDVTDRKRAEDAIKVAHRQLDQIFNAAADGMRVIDRDFNMLRINDTFTLLAGQRKVEMAGKKCFEVFPGTTCHTPDCPLTRIMGGEEHVEYDVEKWRINGDKITCIMTATPFRSPEGELIGIVEDFKDITERKRTEELLRQGKVAREERQRLFAVLDVLPAIVYLQSPDYSIPFANRAFREIFDDPKGKRCFEILHGLQEPCADCRIAAVLLHEQEILNRRLTAPDGRIYEMYDTLFTDIDNSRMILELGIDITDRIQMEKARKEAERQLEEQRARAIVSDRLRSLGEMATGMAHELNQPLLGIRGLAEHILIGFKRGWNIPEAMIKEKIQLIVDQTDRMTHVIEHARLFARGSEHTELLPVQVNEAIKSCMELIGAQLRFRGFILDCELAEDLPPVLANPFSLEEVVLNLINNARDAVADKLKTGPPESRLPGSGCPERSSRIVVRTFEEKSESGSLVKIEVIDHGVGIPQNLIPKVFETFFTTKDPDKGTGLGLTISRSIVESFQGTISIQSVVNQGTAVTVTLPAMRQKPGGINYGG